The following coding sequences are from one Segnochrobactrum spirostomi window:
- a CDS encoding efflux RND transporter periplasmic adaptor subunit codes for MRRLLGRSFSTTSRPGLAACLVAAAFALSACNEKNEYAPPPAAKVTVATPTEAPITLYADFTGNTVAPASVNLEARVQGFLTAIDYTDGEAVKEDRVLFEIEKGPYQAEVDLRKAQLESAQATEANAKSQYDRQVTLGQSAVASERQVEDAKTALDTARAQVAVAKANLEIAEISLGYTTVAAPFNGVVTRHLADVGSLVGASGATTLATILQVDPIAVYFNISEQQQIDLRDNLAKIGKTLKSLREEKLDMPVEVGVGTDATYPYAGHIDYIAPQLDAKTGTLQMRASLQNPDVALVPGMFVRVRVPIGKIETALLVNDTAVMANQVGSYVLVVGKDNIVEQRQVTTGPVEDQLRVITKGLEATDRVVVGAIQRAIAGNVVDPVAGSMAALPAGAKPSPAAAGGATP; via the coding sequence ATGCGCCGCCTGCTTGGACGTTCCTTCTCCACCACGAGCCGGCCCGGACTCGCGGCGTGTCTGGTCGCGGCGGCGTTCGCCCTCTCCGCCTGCAACGAGAAGAACGAATATGCGCCTCCGCCGGCGGCCAAAGTGACCGTGGCGACGCCGACCGAGGCGCCGATCACCCTCTATGCCGACTTCACCGGCAACACCGTCGCCCCGGCGTCCGTGAACCTGGAAGCGCGGGTTCAAGGCTTCCTCACCGCCATCGATTACACCGACGGCGAGGCGGTGAAGGAGGATCGCGTCCTCTTCGAGATCGAGAAGGGGCCCTATCAGGCCGAAGTCGATTTGCGCAAAGCGCAGCTCGAGTCGGCTCAGGCGACCGAGGCCAACGCCAAGAGCCAATATGACCGGCAGGTGACGCTCGGCCAGAGCGCGGTGGCGAGCGAGCGTCAGGTGGAGGACGCCAAGACCGCGCTCGACACCGCTCGGGCCCAGGTCGCCGTCGCCAAGGCCAATCTCGAGATCGCGGAGATCTCGCTCGGCTACACGACCGTGGCGGCGCCTTTCAACGGCGTCGTGACGCGTCACCTCGCCGACGTCGGCTCGCTGGTCGGGGCGTCCGGGGCGACCACGCTCGCGACTATTCTCCAGGTCGATCCGATCGCCGTCTATTTCAACATCTCCGAGCAGCAGCAGATCGATCTTCGCGACAATCTCGCCAAGATCGGCAAGACCCTCAAGAGCCTGCGCGAGGAGAAGCTCGACATGCCGGTCGAGGTGGGGGTCGGGACCGATGCGACCTACCCTTATGCGGGGCACATCGACTACATCGCCCCCCAGCTCGACGCGAAGACGGGCACGCTACAGATGCGCGCCTCGCTGCAGAACCCGGACGTCGCCCTGGTGCCCGGCATGTTCGTGCGCGTTCGGGTGCCGATCGGCAAGATCGAAACGGCGCTTCTCGTCAACGATACCGCGGTGATGGCGAACCAGGTCGGCAGCTATGTGCTGGTCGTCGGCAAGGACAACATCGTCGAGCAGCGTCAGGTGACGACGGGACCGGTCGAGGACCAGTTGCGCGTCATCACGAAGGGGCTCGAGGCCACCGACAGAGTGGTGGTCGGCGCCATTCAGCGGGCGATCGCCGGCAACGTCGTCGATCCGGTGGCGGGCAGCATGGCCGCTCTGCCTGCGGGCGCCAAGCCGAGCCCGGCGGCGGCCGGCGGCGCGACCCCCTGA
- a CDS encoding efflux RND transporter permease subunit gives MLSRFFIDRPVLSNTLALVIVLLGALSLMKLPISQYPDVVPPTISVTATYPGASARTVMETVGLPIEQEVNGVAGMLYMKSTSGSDGSYSLVVTFAIGTDPDMAQVLVQNRVSLAEAQLPSAVSTQGINVQTQSTSILQFVNLYSQDGRYDNLFLANYATISLKNELARLPGVGDVTVLGAGDYAMRIWLDPDRLQAYGLVPSDVTSAISQQSTEVTAGLVGAPPAPAKANFQYVLNVTGRFSDAKDFENIVVKVIDEGGGKIVRVKDLGRVELGAATYGTTATLDGKPSAAIAISQLSGANALTVAQGVDAKMKELAAAFPAGLDYKVSFDSTKFVTASIDEVYETLIIAAALVLAVILVFLQDWRATLVPATTVPVTIIGAFAAMAIMGYTVNTTSLFALVLAIGIVVDDAIVIVEGVARHMEAGLSGRDASVKAMSELTGPVIGITLVLMAVFLPAATLSGLTGKMYQQFALVIAATALISAVNAVTLKPTQCALWLRPAVPPEKRNILFRAFNAVYARCEDAYAAVVGLLVRHAIATTVVGLGLIGVAIWGISQVPTSFMPNEDQGYFIVSLKLPDAASAQRSEVAVAEAVKLIRKIDGVEDVIGVSGISPLDNNATLYNAGMLYVVLKDWSERKTADLSIGTISGKARAALGSMDTAAAQIMLPPPIQGIGNSSGFSMMVEMKDGSSDFTALQNAAAELAETANTQTSLSHVASNFSGNVKQLRLVVDRVKAETLGVTVGQVFSALEAYIGSSYVNQFVKFNNVFQVYVQADAPFRLQPADVLNLKVKGADGTMVPLGSVAKIVDDVGPPLITLYNLYPAASVTGSPAPGHSSGDAMSLMSEIAQKTLPPSMGTAWTDMSYQEKLVGNQLYYVFAIALLLVYFVLAGQYESWIQPLAVILAVPLTLIGTVVALEATGMSNDLYTQIGIVLLIALAAKNAILIVEYAREMRAEGLSAAEAAVKAARLRFRPILMTSFAFIFGMLPLVFASGAGAGARVSLGISVVSGMLASTGLAVLFVPAFFTALERLRPTPAVRSTTSVSAS, from the coding sequence ATGCTCTCGCGCTTCTTCATCGACCGGCCGGTTCTGTCGAACACGCTGGCCCTCGTGATCGTGCTTCTCGGCGCGCTGTCGCTGATGAAACTGCCGATCTCGCAATATCCGGACGTGGTGCCGCCGACCATCTCGGTGACCGCGACCTATCCCGGCGCCAGCGCGCGCACCGTGATGGAGACCGTCGGCCTGCCGATCGAGCAGGAGGTCAACGGCGTCGCGGGCATGCTCTACATGAAGTCGACGAGCGGCAGCGACGGCAGCTATTCCCTCGTCGTCACCTTCGCGATCGGCACCGATCCCGACATGGCGCAGGTGCTCGTGCAGAACCGCGTCTCCCTCGCGGAAGCGCAGTTGCCGAGCGCGGTCTCGACGCAGGGCATCAACGTCCAGACCCAATCGACGTCGATCCTGCAATTCGTGAACCTCTATTCGCAGGACGGGCGCTACGACAATCTGTTCCTGGCCAATTACGCGACCATCAGCCTGAAGAACGAGCTCGCGCGGCTGCCGGGCGTCGGCGACGTCACGGTGCTCGGGGCCGGCGATTATGCCATGCGCATCTGGCTCGATCCGGATCGCCTCCAGGCCTACGGGCTCGTGCCGAGCGACGTCACCTCGGCGATTTCCCAGCAGAGCACGGAGGTCACGGCGGGCCTCGTCGGCGCCCCGCCCGCCCCCGCCAAGGCCAACTTCCAGTACGTCCTCAACGTGACGGGGCGCTTCAGCGACGCCAAGGATTTCGAGAACATCGTCGTCAAGGTGATCGACGAGGGCGGCGGCAAGATCGTCCGCGTCAAGGATCTCGGCCGGGTCGAACTCGGCGCTGCGACCTACGGCACCACCGCGACGCTCGACGGCAAGCCCTCGGCGGCGATCGCGATCTCGCAGCTTTCCGGGGCGAACGCACTCACCGTCGCCCAGGGCGTCGACGCCAAGATGAAGGAGCTCGCGGCCGCCTTCCCGGCCGGGCTCGATTACAAGGTCTCGTTCGACAGCACCAAGTTCGTGACCGCCTCGATCGACGAGGTCTACGAGACGCTGATCATCGCCGCCGCGCTGGTGCTCGCGGTGATCCTCGTCTTCCTCCAGGATTGGCGCGCGACCCTGGTGCCGGCGACGACCGTGCCGGTCACCATCATCGGCGCCTTCGCCGCCATGGCGATCATGGGCTACACGGTGAACACGACGAGCCTGTTCGCGCTCGTGCTCGCGATCGGCATCGTGGTGGACGACGCCATCGTCATCGTGGAGGGCGTGGCGCGCCACATGGAGGCGGGGCTCTCCGGCCGCGACGCCTCGGTCAAGGCGATGTCGGAGCTGACCGGCCCGGTGATCGGGATCACCTTGGTCCTGATGGCGGTGTTCCTGCCGGCGGCGACCCTCTCCGGCCTCACCGGGAAGATGTATCAGCAATTCGCGCTCGTCATCGCCGCGACCGCCCTCATCTCCGCGGTCAACGCGGTGACGCTGAAGCCGACGCAATGCGCGCTGTGGCTTCGCCCCGCGGTGCCGCCGGAGAAGCGCAACATCCTCTTCCGCGCCTTCAACGCCGTCTATGCCCGCTGCGAAGACGCCTATGCGGCGGTCGTCGGGCTCCTGGTGCGGCACGCGATCGCGACGACCGTCGTCGGGCTCGGACTGATCGGCGTGGCGATCTGGGGCATCTCCCAGGTTCCGACCAGCTTCATGCCGAACGAGGACCAGGGCTATTTCATCGTCAGCCTCAAGCTGCCGGACGCCGCCTCGGCGCAGCGCTCGGAGGTCGCCGTGGCGGAGGCCGTCAAGCTCATCCGCAAGATCGACGGCGTCGAAGACGTCATCGGCGTTTCCGGAATTTCGCCGCTCGACAACAATGCGACGCTCTACAATGCCGGCATGCTCTATGTCGTGCTGAAGGACTGGAGCGAGCGCAAGACGGCGGATCTCTCGATCGGCACCATCAGCGGCAAGGCCCGCGCCGCGCTCGGCAGCATGGACACCGCCGCGGCGCAGATCATGTTGCCGCCGCCGATCCAGGGCATCGGCAATTCGAGCGGCTTCTCCATGATGGTGGAGATGAAGGACGGCAGTTCCGACTTCACGGCGTTGCAGAACGCCGCCGCCGAACTCGCCGAGACCGCCAACACCCAGACGAGCCTGTCCCACGTGGCCTCGAACTTCTCCGGCAACGTGAAGCAGCTCCGCCTCGTCGTGGACCGCGTGAAGGCGGAAACGCTCGGCGTCACCGTCGGGCAGGTCTTCTCGGCGCTGGAGGCCTATATCGGATCCTCCTACGTCAACCAATTCGTCAAGTTCAACAACGTCTTCCAGGTCTACGTCCAGGCCGACGCGCCGTTCCGTCTGCAGCCGGCTGACGTGCTCAATCTCAAGGTCAAGGGCGCCGACGGAACGATGGTGCCGCTCGGCAGCGTGGCCAAGATCGTCGACGACGTCGGACCGCCGCTCATCACGCTCTACAACCTCTATCCGGCGGCGAGCGTCACGGGCAGCCCCGCGCCCGGCCACAGCTCCGGCGACGCCATGAGTCTGATGAGCGAGATCGCCCAGAAGACGCTGCCGCCCTCGATGGGCACCGCCTGGACCGACATGTCCTACCAGGAGAAGCTCGTCGGCAATCAGCTCTATTACGTCTTCGCGATCGCCCTCCTCCTCGTCTATTTCGTGCTTGCCGGGCAATATGAGAGCTGGATCCAGCCGCTCGCCGTCATTCTCGCCGTGCCCCTCACCCTGATCGGCACGGTCGTCGCGCTCGAGGCGACGGGGATGTCGAACGACCTCTATACCCAGATCGGCATTGTGCTCCTCATCGCGCTCGCGGCGAAGAACGCGATCCTCATCGTCGAATATGCCCGCGAGATGCGGGCGGAGGGGCTGAGCGCGGCTGAGGCCGCGGTGAAGGCGGCGCGGCTGCGCTTCCGGCCGATCCTGATGACCTCCTTCGCCTTCATCTTCGGCATGCTGCCGCTCGTCTTCGCCTCCGGTGCCGGTGCCGGCGCGCGGGTCTCCCTCGGCATTTCGGTGGTGAGTGGCATGCTCGCCTCGACCGGCCTCGCGGTGCTCTTCGTGCCCGCCTTCTTCACCGCGCTCGAGCGCCTGCGCCCAACGCCCGCGGTGCGTTCGACGACGTCGGTCTCCGCCTCATAG
- a CDS encoding plasma-membrane proton-efflux P-type ATPase has translation MAQDVQASPAAGAVGAAKSEGNTGRSGARLDVAAIAATFTQLASSPKGLSSSDVALRQEKWGPNAIAAHEESRWRKLFGYFWGPIPWMIEAASLLSLIRRDWPDFAVVMGLLLYNAVVGFWQDSKAASALAALRKGLALKARVLRDGVWVTVDTAALVPGDVVSVAGGETLPADLLLTDGKYLSVDQAALTGESLPVSKAVGDSGYSGSIVRQGTMTGVVTATGNNTFFGRTAKLVASAGAKSHAEKAVIQMGDFLIILSGALALVLVAAQVHRDIVTAGHWEWQQAGSIVQLVLVLLVASVPVATPAVMSVTMALGALALSKRQAIVSRLSAIEELAGVDVLCSDKTGTLTLNQLTLQAPLPWGAASAEELTLGAALATQTQSDDAIDKAVLAAVKDTSRLAAYKQVDFVPFDPVNKKTVATVTTPDGKTIRYAKGAPQAIAALAGLSADSAKSYFDSVEGLARSGTRALGVARSEDGTTWTLLGLLPMLDPPRPDAAATIARAKELGVSVKMVTGDDVAIGSEIARQLGLGDHLLVASDVFGSDSSPEHIAIDAARAVEVADGFGRVFPEHKFQIVKALQERGHIVAMTGDGVNDAPALKQADCGVAVSGATDAARSAAALILTAPGLSTIIQAIMEARAIFERITSYIYYRIAMTLNIMLVVVLTYLIYDFMPLTAIMIVVMALLDDIPIMTIAYDNVKVQDKPLRWNMHRIISFSSIMGIMALIQSFGIVMLGMFWMKSPELSALLPMDLPHVQTMLFLQLAAGGHLLFFVSRVHGTFLLPPYPSWQILAAVIGTQIFAVLMCAFGWFMPPLPWMLIAVVWVYCLAWTFIMDVVKLLYFRVVDVRDGAVSMIEAPIGSRALS, from the coding sequence ATGGCTCAGGATGTCCAGGCGAGCCCCGCGGCGGGGGCGGTCGGTGCGGCCAAGAGCGAGGGCAACACGGGACGGTCCGGGGCGCGTCTCGACGTGGCGGCCATCGCGGCGACGTTCACGCAGCTCGCGTCCTCGCCCAAGGGCCTCTCGTCCTCCGACGTGGCGCTCCGTCAGGAGAAATGGGGCCCGAACGCCATCGCTGCCCACGAGGAAAGCCGATGGCGGAAGCTGTTCGGCTATTTCTGGGGACCGATACCTTGGATGATCGAAGCTGCGTCGCTGCTGTCGTTGATCCGCCGTGACTGGCCCGACTTCGCGGTGGTCATGGGGCTGCTCCTCTACAACGCCGTCGTGGGTTTCTGGCAGGACAGCAAGGCCGCAAGCGCCCTCGCCGCGCTCCGCAAGGGATTGGCGCTCAAGGCTCGCGTCTTGCGCGATGGCGTCTGGGTTACGGTGGATACCGCGGCGCTCGTGCCCGGAGACGTCGTGAGCGTGGCGGGTGGAGAGACGCTCCCGGCGGATCTGCTGCTGACCGACGGCAAATATCTGTCGGTGGATCAAGCGGCGCTGACGGGTGAATCCCTGCCGGTCTCCAAGGCGGTCGGCGACAGCGGCTATTCCGGCTCCATCGTACGCCAGGGCACCATGACGGGCGTCGTCACCGCGACGGGCAACAATACCTTCTTCGGCCGCACCGCCAAGCTGGTCGCCTCCGCGGGTGCCAAATCGCATGCCGAGAAGGCCGTGATTCAGATGGGGGATTTCCTCATCATCCTTTCGGGGGCTCTGGCGCTGGTGCTGGTGGCGGCTCAGGTCCATCGCGATATCGTCACTGCCGGACACTGGGAATGGCAGCAGGCCGGCTCGATCGTGCAACTGGTCCTGGTGCTGCTCGTCGCGTCCGTGCCGGTGGCGACGCCGGCTGTGATGTCGGTGACGATGGCGCTCGGTGCCCTCGCCCTTTCCAAGCGGCAGGCGATCGTCTCCCGACTTTCCGCGATCGAGGAACTGGCCGGCGTCGATGTGCTCTGTTCCGACAAGACCGGAACGCTGACGCTCAATCAGTTGACGTTGCAGGCGCCGCTTCCCTGGGGAGCGGCCTCCGCCGAGGAACTGACCCTCGGAGCAGCTCTCGCCACGCAGACGCAGAGCGACGACGCCATCGACAAAGCCGTGCTTGCGGCCGTGAAGGACACCTCGCGGCTCGCCGCCTACAAGCAGGTCGACTTCGTTCCCTTCGATCCCGTGAACAAGAAGACCGTGGCGACGGTGACGACGCCCGACGGAAAGACCATTCGCTACGCCAAGGGCGCCCCCCAAGCCATCGCCGCGCTCGCGGGCCTCTCCGCGGACAGCGCCAAGAGCTATTTCGATTCCGTCGAGGGCCTCGCTCGCAGCGGTACCCGCGCGCTCGGCGTTGCCCGGTCGGAGGATGGAACGACCTGGACTCTTCTCGGTCTCCTGCCGATGCTGGATCCCCCCCGGCCGGATGCTGCCGCGACCATCGCCCGCGCCAAGGAACTCGGCGTTTCCGTGAAGATGGTGACCGGGGACGACGTGGCGATCGGCAGTGAGATAGCGCGCCAGCTCGGCCTCGGAGACCACCTGCTGGTGGCGAGCGACGTGTTCGGGTCGGATTCGAGCCCGGAGCACATCGCCATCGACGCCGCGCGCGCGGTTGAAGTGGCCGACGGCTTCGGCCGGGTTTTCCCGGAACATAAGTTCCAGATCGTCAAGGCGCTTCAGGAGCGGGGCCACATCGTGGCCATGACGGGGGACGGCGTGAACGACGCCCCCGCACTCAAACAAGCCGATTGCGGTGTCGCCGTCTCTGGCGCCACGGACGCGGCGCGCAGCGCCGCCGCGCTGATCCTGACAGCCCCCGGCCTGTCGACGATCATTCAGGCGATCATGGAGGCACGCGCGATCTTCGAGCGCATCACCTCCTACATATATTATCGTATCGCCATGACGCTCAACATCATGCTGGTTGTCGTCCTGACGTATCTTATTTACGACTTCATGCCGCTGACGGCGATCATGATCGTTGTCATGGCTCTGCTTGACGATATTCCGATCATGACGATCGCATATGACAACGTCAAAGTTCAAGACAAACCGCTGCGTTGGAATATGCATCGAATTATCTCGTTCTCGTCCATCATGGGGATCATGGCGCTCATCCAGAGCTTCGGTATCGTGATGCTCGGCATGTTCTGGATGAAGAGCCCCGAGCTGTCGGCGCTCCTCCCGATGGACCTGCCGCATGTGCAAACCATGCTGTTCCTGCAGCTTGCGGCCGGTGGACATCTGCTGTTTTTCGTCTCCCGCGTTCACGGCACGTTTCTGCTTCCGCCCTATCCGAGCTGGCAGATCTTGGCGGCGGTGATCGGGACGCAGATCTTCGCCGTCCTGATGTGCGCGTTCGGATGGTTCATGCCGCCGCTGCCGTGGATGCTCATCGCCGTCGTCTGGGTCTATTGTCTGGCTTGGACCTTCATTATGGATGTGGTGAAGCTGCTCTACTTCCGCGTCGTTGACGTGCGGGACGGCGCGGTGAGCATGATCGAGGCCCCCATCGGTTCGCGGGCCCTCTCGTGA
- a CDS encoding trimeric intracellular cation channel family protein, with translation MQNADLFSALNLIGTFVFAVSGAMAGAQRRFDVFGILVLAFVTAVSGGLMRDLLLGIVPPTALANWHMLAISMAGGLAAFAMPGLIARMRLSALVFDAAGLSAFAVLGTQTALDHGLIPLMAAILGMVTGVGGGVARDILTAEVPIVLRSDIYAVAALAGALVVAFGPALGLQAQPASLIGAALCFFLRLMAIRYGWNLPTSRAGQVADRSDRG, from the coding sequence GTGCAGAACGCGGATCTCTTCAGTGCGCTCAATCTGATCGGCACCTTCGTCTTCGCCGTCAGCGGAGCGATGGCCGGGGCGCAGCGCCGCTTCGACGTGTTCGGCATTCTGGTGCTGGCGTTCGTGACCGCCGTCTCCGGCGGCCTGATGCGCGACCTCCTGCTCGGGATCGTGCCGCCGACGGCCTTGGCGAACTGGCACATGCTGGCGATCTCGATGGCTGGCGGGCTCGCGGCGTTCGCGATGCCCGGCCTGATCGCGCGGATGCGCCTATCGGCCCTGGTGTTCGACGCCGCGGGGCTTTCCGCCTTCGCCGTGCTCGGAACCCAGACGGCGCTCGATCACGGCCTGATTCCGCTGATGGCCGCGATCCTCGGCATGGTCACCGGCGTCGGCGGCGGCGTGGCCCGAGACATTCTCACCGCGGAGGTGCCGATCGTGCTGCGCTCGGACATCTATGCGGTGGCCGCCTTGGCCGGGGCCCTCGTGGTCGCGTTCGGGCCGGCGCTCGGGCTCCAGGCCCAGCCGGCCTCGCTGATCGGCGCGGCCTTATGCTTCTTCCTGCGCCTGATGGCGATCCGCTACGGCTGGAACCTGCCGACCTCCCGCGCCGGGCAAGTGGCGGATCGCTCGGATCGCGGATGA
- a CDS encoding LysR family transcriptional regulator, with translation MDLRQLRYFVAVAEERNVTRAAARLNIAQPPLSRQIQQLEAEIGAELFDRTARPLQLTPIGRLVLEQASQVLGRVADMREMVGRAVAAERRRFAIGFVASTIYGRLPQLIREFRGSAPNVDLSLVELVTLEQITALKEGRIDIGFGRISFEDDAVRRIVLRQERLIAAIPAGHPLARKDALSLQDLEGQPMVLYPRRPRPSYADQVLRLLHDHGVAVRIGHEARELQIAIGLVAAEEGIAIVPESVHKFQVEGVAYRDLAEPATSPIIMSHRAGDHSPELALMADVIVRMYGEWGHDVPEAVRKLAG, from the coding sequence ATGGACCTGAGGCAGCTCCGCTATTTCGTGGCGGTGGCGGAGGAGCGCAACGTGACGCGCGCCGCCGCCCGGCTCAACATCGCCCAGCCGCCGCTCAGCCGTCAGATCCAGCAGTTGGAGGCCGAGATCGGCGCCGAATTGTTCGACCGCACCGCGCGCCCCCTGCAGCTCACACCGATCGGTCGCCTGGTGCTCGAACAGGCGTCCCAGGTGCTCGGCCGCGTCGCGGACATGCGCGAGATGGTCGGCCGCGCGGTGGCGGCCGAGCGGCGTCGCTTCGCGATCGGCTTCGTCGCCTCGACCATCTATGGCCGTCTGCCGCAGCTTATTCGGGAGTTCCGTGGCTCCGCCCCCAATGTCGACCTCTCCCTCGTCGAACTCGTCACGCTGGAGCAGATCACGGCGCTCAAGGAGGGTCGTATCGATATCGGCTTCGGCCGCATCAGCTTCGAGGACGACGCCGTGCGCCGCATCGTCCTGCGCCAGGAGCGCCTCATCGCCGCGATTCCCGCCGGCCATCCGCTGGCCCGTAAGGATGCGCTCTCGCTCCAGGACCTCGAGGGGCAGCCGATGGTGCTCTATCCGCGCCGGCCGCGTCCGAGCTACGCCGATCAGGTGCTGCGCCTCCTCCACGATCACGGCGTCGCGGTGCGCATCGGCCACGAGGCGCGCGAACTCCAGATCGCGATCGGGCTCGTCGCCGCCGAGGAGGGCATCGCGATCGTGCCGGAATCGGTTCACAAATTTCAGGTGGAAGGCGTCGCCTATCGCGACCTCGCCGAGCCGGCCACCTCGCCCATCATCATGAGCCACCGAGCCGGAGACCATTCACCCGAACTCGCCCTCATGGCCGACGTGATCGTCCGAATGTACGGCGAATGGGGGCACGACGTGCCCGAGGCCGTCCGCAAGTTGGCGGGGTGA
- a CDS encoding muconate/chloromuconate family cycloisomerase translates to MPNPDAITLASIETLIVDLPTIRPHVLAMATMHRQSIVLVRLRGSDGVEGIGEGTTIGGLSYGDESPEGIKLAIDTYIVPVLRGCDLSRIGATMAAVERYVKGNVIAKCAVETALIDALGKRLGLPASHLIGGGPVRDRLPVAWTLASGETGRDIDEAEAMLEARRHSIFKLKIGKRPVRDDAAHVAAIKRALGDRGSVRVDVNQGWSETEADLGMALLQEAGVDLVEQPVSRRARATQVRLSARHRIPIMADESLGGAAEAFDVAASGAARVYSVKIAQSGGLHAAHAVATIAHAAGIGLYGGTMLEGGVGTAASAHLFATLPTLEWGTELFGPLLMTDEILAEPLAYADYSLAVPSGPGLGVVLDEDKVAFYRRDRTAPLLHVVETPTDALQSGNGHQHSARVRS, encoded by the coding sequence GTGCCCAATCCGGATGCCATCACCCTCGCTTCGATCGAGACCCTGATCGTCGATCTGCCGACGATCCGGCCGCATGTTCTGGCGATGGCCACGATGCACCGGCAATCGATCGTGCTCGTGCGGCTGCGCGGCTCCGACGGCGTCGAGGGTATCGGCGAAGGCACGACGATCGGCGGCCTCAGCTACGGCGACGAGAGCCCCGAGGGCATCAAGCTCGCGATCGATACCTATATCGTTCCGGTCCTGCGCGGCTGCGACCTCTCGCGCATCGGCGCGACGATGGCGGCGGTCGAGCGCTATGTGAAAGGCAACGTCATCGCCAAGTGCGCGGTCGAGACGGCGCTGATCGATGCGCTCGGCAAGCGGCTCGGCCTGCCGGCCTCCCACCTGATCGGCGGCGGTCCCGTCCGCGACCGCTTGCCCGTCGCCTGGACGCTCGCGAGCGGCGAGACCGGCCGCGACATCGACGAGGCGGAAGCCATGCTCGAGGCGCGCCGCCATTCGATCTTCAAGCTGAAGATCGGCAAGCGGCCGGTGCGCGACGACGCCGCCCACGTCGCCGCGATCAAGCGGGCGCTCGGCGACCGCGGCAGCGTTCGGGTGGACGTCAACCAGGGCTGGAGCGAGACCGAGGCCGATCTCGGCATGGCGCTCCTCCAGGAGGCCGGGGTCGATCTCGTCGAGCAGCCGGTCTCGCGCCGCGCGCGCGCCACGCAGGTCCGGCTGTCCGCCCGCCACCGCATCCCGATCATGGCCGACGAATCCCTCGGCGGGGCGGCGGAGGCCTTCGATGTCGCGGCCTCGGGCGCGGCGCGGGTGTACTCGGTCAAGATCGCCCAATCGGGTGGCCTGCACGCCGCGCACGCCGTCGCAACGATCGCGCACGCCGCCGGGATCGGCCTCTATGGCGGCACGATGCTCGAAGGCGGCGTCGGCACGGCCGCCTCGGCCCACCTCTTCGCGACGCTGCCGACGCTCGAGTGGGGCACCGAATTGTTCGGCCCTTTGCTCATGACCGACGAGATCCTCGCCGAGCCCCTCGCCTACGCGGATTATTCCCTCGCGGTCCCGTCGGGACCCGGCCTCGGCGTGGTCCTCGACGAGGACAAGGTCGCCTTCTACCGGCGCGACCGAACCGCCCCCCTCCTTCATGTCGTGGAGACGCCTACGGATGCTCTTCAAAGTGGAAATGGACATCAGCATTCCGCCCGGGTTCGCTCCTGA
- the catC gene encoding muconolactone Delta-isomerase, which yields MLFKVEMDISIPPGFAPDALERLKAAEKARFQELQRAGTWRHIWRVVGRYANVSIFDVESNADLHDILSTLPLYPFMTITVTPLCRHPSSLHDDDR from the coding sequence ATGCTCTTCAAAGTGGAAATGGACATCAGCATTCCGCCCGGGTTCGCTCCTGACGCTCTGGAGCGGCTCAAGGCGGCGGAGAAGGCGCGGTTTCAGGAGCTTCAGCGTGCCGGAACCTGGCGGCACATCTGGCGGGTGGTCGGCCGCTACGCGAACGTCAGCATCTTCGATGTCGAGAGCAACGCAGACCTGCACGACATCCTGAGCACGCTGCCGCTCTACCCCTTCATGACGATCACGGTGACGCCGCTCTGCCGCCACCCCTCTTCGCTGCACGACGACGACCGCTGA